In the Bombiscardovia apis genome, AGCGAAACGGTCCAATGCGCCTGTTTTAGCGATTGCTTTAAACATTATCCAACTCAAGACCCCGGCTAAAACTATTGCGCTGATAGCTTCACAGACGGTGCCGATGATACCGCGCGGGCTCAAGAACGAAACTCCCTGGTAGAAGAAGGCCAGCAGGAAGGCATTGTAAACCATGCCCACCAACAGTCCGGCGGCACAAGTAACTCCCAAGGTCCAACGCCGATAGCGGAAGATAGCGAACACAATCTCAGCGCATAGGCCCTGCACAAGAGCTTCAATCACAATCAGCCCCGAGCCGTAAGCGTTGCCGAAGAGAATCTCTACGAAGACGGCTACGAGATTGGCGTAGATTGCGGCCCCGGGCTTGCGAATAATGAGCAGGTCGAGCGTGACCGGAAAGTAAAACAATCCATGCAGAAGACCAGCTAAGCCAGGTAGCAGAGCCGTCATGAGAGGGAAAACCCAAGAGGAAAGTGCGGAAGCAGCCCAATAGATGAGGCCGGAAACCACGCCGAGCGCAGCACCGACCGCAATGTCGACCGGCCGCCAGCGCAGCGATAGAGCCGTTGCGGGGGTAGGGGTCTTGCCCGAGGATTGAGGAGTATGAGTAGAGGGAGTTATTGGTGTTTGCATAGCGCTCCTAACAAGCCCTATCCGCAGCGGGGCCACGGTTCGTGCGCATGGTAAACGGTAGGTCTGGTGACGTACTCGTATCTCTTATCCGAGACGCATCGCCGGTCGAGCACCCCTTGACCTGCGCACGTCGGGCGGAGATGCTCTTGGGCTACTCTAGCTGCTTGAGGCACTTATGAACAGTGCGAGTCCACATTGAGGCTCCACCCGAACTCGTTCATTCTCACTGGCCGCTAGGAAAAAGCTTGAAGATGCAAGCAAATCGGCCCTTATCAGTGTGAGAATAAAGCATGAGTGGAGCTTGTTCGCAGAGCGCAAGCTCCCCCGCCCACGTCGCAAGTTTCCTCTACCATAGAAGCAGAGTAATATATGCCCGAATTTCAACAGTTTCAGTGAGGTTTGTACTTGGCTGAGTTTATTTATCAAATGATCAAGGCGCGCAAGTCCTTTGGGGATCGCGCAATCTTGGACGACGTGACCTTGAGCTTCCTGCCCGGCGCCAAAATTGGCGTTGTGGGCCCCAACGGCATGGGCAAATCGACACTTTTGCGCATCATGGCTGGGCTAGACACCGTTACAAACGGTGAGGCCCAGCTCACACCTGGCTTTACGGTCGGCATTTTGCAACAGGAACCGCCTCTAGACGAGGATAAGACCGTCGGTGAGAACATCAAGCTAGCTTTTGGCGACATCATCGACAAAGTTAATCGTTTCAATCAAATTGGCGAAGAAATGGCCAATCCTGATGCCGATTATGACTCGCTAATGGCCGAGATGGGCAAGCTGCAAGAAGAGATTGACGCTGCTGACGGCTGGGATTTAGATTCTCAGTTGGAGCAGGCAATGGACGCCCTCCAGTGCCCTGACCCTGATACTCCAGTTTCGGTTATTTCCGGTGGCGAGCGCCGCCGTGTAGCCTTGTGCAAGCTCCTCTTGGAAGCTCCAGACCTACTCTTGCTCGACGAGCCCACTAACCATTTGGACGCTGAGTCGATTCTGTGGTTAGAGCAGTATCTGCACACCTACAAGGGCGCTGTCTTGGCCGTGACCCACGACCGCTACTTCCTCGACAACGTAGCAGAATGGATCTGCGAGGTCGACCGTGGTCACCTCTACCCCTACCAAGGCAATTACACCACGTATTTGGAGACCAAGGCTAAGCGTCTTGAAGTCCAGGGCCAGAAGGATGCCCGACTTGCCAAGCGCCTCACCTCGGAATTGGAGTGGGTTCGCTCCTCCCCTAAGGCTCGTCAGGCCAAGAACAAGGCCCGCTTGGAACGCTATGAGCAGATGGAAGATGAAGCGCGGCGTAATCAAAAGCTGGACTTCTCTGAGATTCAGATTCCACCGGGGCCCCGCCTGGGCTCTAAGGTCTTGGAAGCTGAGCATATCCACAAGGCCTTTGGCGAGCGCGTTCTCATCGACGACCTCTCCTTTACCCTGCCCCGCAACGGTATTGTGGGCGTTATCGGCCCCAACGGCGTTGGTAAGTCCACACTTTTCAAGACCATCGTGGGCATGGAGCCAGTCACTTCCGGCGATTTGGAAGTCGGCGACACGGTCAAGATTTCTTATGTGGATCAGAACCGCGAAGGTATTGACCCCAATAAGAACCTGTGGGAAGTGGTCTCGGATGGCAACGATTTCATGGAAGTTGGCGGCATTGAGGTTCCTACCCGCGCCTACGTTGCCTCCTTCGGCTTCAAGGGGTCTGACCAGCAGAAACCAGCCGGAGTCCTCTCCGGTGGTGAGCGCAACAGGCTCAATCTGGCTTTGACCTTGAAGCAGGGCGGCAATTTGCTCCTGCTCGATGAGCCTACCAATGATTTAGACGTGGAGACCTTGGAGTCGCTGGAGAATGCCCTGCTGGCCTTCCCTGGCTGCGCTGTGGTCATTTCCCACGACCGCTGGTTCCTCGACCGCGTAGCCACCCATATCTTGGCTTGGGAGGGCACGGACGACAATCCTGCTAACTGGTACTGGTATGAGGGCAACTTCCAGGCCTATCAGGAAAACAAGGTCCAGCGCCTGGGCGAGGAAGCTTCGCGCCCCCACCGCATCCACCGCAAGCTCACCCGTTAAGTGTGAACTCGCTCACTCTTAAAGCCTACAAGTTCAGTTCTCGCAGCTGCTTGTAGGCTTTTGCATTGCGGTCTGCTTATGCTACTCACAATCGGGGAGTAGAATACTGATTCATCTTCATTTCACAGCCTCGACGGTTGGGAGCAATACCTATGGCAGAAGCAGTAACACCTTTAGCAGAAGCAATCCGCGCTCTGAGCGTACAACCCGGAGAGACGCAAGACGGAAGCTTGAGTGGAAGTAATCTACCCTTCCCTACTGGGCGCATTTACGGCGGACAGATTATGGCTCAGTCCATCATGGCCGCAGCCCAGAGTGTGCCTGAGGATCGCACTCCGAACTCAGTGCACGGCTATTACATTCGCACTGGACTCCTCGATCAAGATGTGCGATTCGACGTAACTAACCTGCGCGACGGCCGCTCCTACTCAACCCGTATGGTAGACGCATCCCAACCAGAGCGCCCCATTCTTAAGACAATGGTTTCCTTCCAAGTTAGCGGTCAAGACGGCATGGAATATGCTGACCCCATGTCCGCTGATCTCCCCGCTCCGGAAAGCCTAAAGTCTGCCAAAGATTTGATGATGCCCTTTGCAGACAAGTCACCTTTTGCGGCTTATTATGCCAAGCAGTCCCCCTTCGACATTCGCCATATTACGCCCACGATTATGCTCGGACCAGATAACCAGGCTCGGGCTAAGGACAGCGGCCGCCAGCTCGTTTGGATGCGTGCCGACGGCCAGGCTACCATGTCTCAAACCCTTCAACGGGCCATGATGGCACTGGGCTGCGATCAGATTATGATGGAGCCGGCCCTGCGCCGCACCGGGCTTTCAATCGCTACTCCCGGAATTTCTTACGCTTCTATTGACCACTCTATGTGGTGGTATAAGGATGTAGATGTGTGCTCATGGATGCTTTTTGAGCAAGACACGACGGTTGCTGCGCACGGTCGCGCCCTATGCACGGCCCGAGTTTACGACCAAGAGGGCGATCTACTGGCAGCCATGACCCAAGAGGCCATGATTCGGATACCGCAGGCCTGAGCCGAACTTTTTATACCTTCATATCTCCAGCCTGCTGGCGCGATTACTGGCGGCTTGGAGGCTGGGTGTCGGCGGTCTTGGGCAACTGCTTTTCAGCAGTCGTAGCTAGGCGCCGGCGCTCGCTCTGCTGACGTTTCTTGGGGCTTTCAGGGCCATCATTTGGAGGCAACTGGCAAAACCACTCCCCTACTGCTCCTAGAATGATGTCAATAAAGCACACCACGACGGCAATGGCACACTCGATGATGATGTGCTTGTAGAAGGGTGCTTCCCAGTGGCTGAGCGACATGAGCGCTTGCCCGCCATACCAGCCTAAAAGAGCCGAACAAGCGATTCCCAAAGCTTTTGACAGCAGGAGTGCGTTGACCGCGAATTGCGGGTCCATCTCCTTGCGTTCGCCCTTGGCATATTTGTGGACCTGCCGTGCCATTAAAACGATGATAATGCCAGCGATGAGCAGGAGGGCAGAAACTAACCAAGGAGCCCCCAGCATATTGAGCTGCCAACGCTCGCTCGCCTGAGCTAGGCAAACACCGCCAATGAGTCCTAGACCAACAGCCAGGAGGTAGTAGGTGGCCGGGGTACGTTTCATGTTCATGCCGAACCTCCTAAAATCCACGAATCAGAGCATAGTGTGACTTCATCTGCATTGGGCGCCAGTTGAGCCAGTTGAGCTACAGAGCCAGCATGCGTGCCACTCAGATGAGCTTCGGGGTCGATACTGGCCCAAGGTTGTAGAATCTCAGCCCGCTGCCAAGCCTGCGGATATGGAAGACTTAACTTATCGTCCGCAATCCCGGTCGCCCACTGTAGAGCCTGCTCGCGGTCGCTCAGCATATCTTCTATACCCCATGCTTTATCGTCTACGTCGACGAGCAGCAGGTCAAGCGGGTAAGAAGGTAATTGCAAGTCATGAGAGCGACCGTGGGCCGACTCTATCATATTAAGAGCTGAAAGCATGTCTACTGGCCCTAGGGCAGTCTCAATAATGACTACCGCGCACAAATAGTCTGGCTGACCGTGCCCTTCGCGGGTATAGAGCGGAGAGATGCCCAAGATTTGGCTGCCGGGCACTCCATCGAGCGAGACTATCGCCGTACGCATGGCATCTTGTACCCGGCCGACATTGCCGCTCATAGCAATCACTGCCCGGTGGCTTGCATCATCTGAGTCCGCAGTTGCCTGCAGTTGAGCATAGTCTTGCTCACCATTGAAGCCTGCGCTGGAACCGTCTAACGGGAACGACGAATAACGGCCGTATTCGCTTGCCTGGCCGGATGCAAGGGCGGCTGGCGAGACGGGCTGCTGCGAGCTGGCTTCGCGTTCAATCGTCACGCTGACATCGTCTATATCGAGGCCAGCAGCTTGAGTAGCATTCAGCCGATGCACACACACTTGAACCCGGCGCACTTGGTGGGATAGCAAAATGGAATCGGCAACGCGCACTGCAACGGTCTCGAGTAAGACTACTTCTAAGCTTCCAATTAAAGATACGATACGCCTGACCACTTGCGCGTAATCGACCGTCTTGGTCAAATCGTCGTGAGCGGCAGCATCGTTGACATCAAGATAGAGCGTTGCATCTACCAAGTACGTACAGTTTGACTGGCCTACAAGCTGGCGAGGAGTGGCGCGGATACCGGTCAACCGTATGGAATCCACGCTTCACCTCCTCCTTCATCGCTTACTTACCTGAGCACAGACCCGCTCAGGTAAGTTTGAATAACTCTTTGCCGTAAAGCCTGAGCTCAGTTTTGCCCGCCAACACTGCGCTTGAGAGACTCTGGAATCTCAACAGGAGGCAGGTCTGAGTCAGGGCGGTTGGGGTCTGATAGCCACAGCTTACGCTCAGGAGACATACGAACGGCAGAGAAGATCTGAGCTAGCTCGTTCTTGTCGAGGGTTTCCTTGACCAAGAGCTGGCGAACGAGCTCATCGAGGACCGCACGGTTCTCGGAAATGACCTTCCAAGCCTCGTTATGCGCATTCTCGACCAATTCGTGAACTTCACGGTCGATGGTCTGGGCCGTTTCGTCTGAATACGGACGCGGCTTCAGCGCTTCCATGCCTTGATCCTGACTATTCTCTTCAGCCCACTTGATAGCGCCAAGCTTGGAGGAGAAGCCATATTCCAAGACCATCTGGCGGGCAATCTGAGTTGCCTTCTCGATATCGTTGGAAGCACCGGTAGTGGGATCGTGGAAGACTACTTCCTCGGCCACACGTCCACCCATTGCATAGGCCATCTGGTCCAGCAGTTCGTTGCGAGACTGGGAGTAGCGGTCCTCGGTAGGCATAACTGCGGTGTAGCCCAGAGCACGGCCTCGGGGCAAAATAGTCACCTTAGTAACTGGGTCAGTGTGGTGCATGGCAGCCGCCACCAATGCGTGACCACCCTCGTGGTAAGCAGTGTTGCGCAGCTCGTCGAGAGCCATGCCGCGGGTGCGGCGGCGCGGACCGGAAAGCACACGGTCGATAGCTTCGTCGATAGCACGGTTGTCAATCAACTGAGCATTCGAGCGAGCGGTCAGCAAAGCAGCTTCATTGAGCACATTCGCAAGGTCTGCACCAGTGAAGCCGGGCGTACGCACAGCTACGGTGTGGAGGTCAACGTCTGGAACGAAGGGCTTACCCTTGGCGTGGACCTTCAAAATAGCCTCGCGGCCTTCCAAATCGGGAGCTTCCACTGCCACCTGACGGTCGAAACGGCCCGGACGCAGCAGAGCAGAATCCAAGATATCAGGGCGGTTAGTTGCCGCGATGATAATCAAGTTAGTGTCGTTGTCGAAACCATCCATCTCAACCAAGAGCTGGTTCAAGGTCTGCTCACGCTCATCGTGGCCGCCCATGCCGCCACCACCGCGCTTGCCACCTACGGCGTCAATCTCGTCAATAAAGAT is a window encoding:
- a CDS encoding ECF transporter S component, coding for MQTPITPSTHTPQSSGKTPTPATALSLRWRPVDIAVGAALGVVSGLIYWAASALSSWVFPLMTALLPGLAGLLHGLFYFPVTLDLLIIRKPGAAIYANLVAVFVEILFGNAYGSGLIVIEALVQGLCAEIVFAIFRYRRWTLGVTCAAGLLVGMVYNAFLLAFFYQGVSFLSPRGIIGTVCEAISAIVLAGVLSWIMFKAIAKTGALDRFASGRAVRAE
- the ettA gene encoding energy-dependent translational throttle protein EttA → MAEFIYQMIKARKSFGDRAILDDVTLSFLPGAKIGVVGPNGMGKSTLLRIMAGLDTVTNGEAQLTPGFTVGILQQEPPLDEDKTVGENIKLAFGDIIDKVNRFNQIGEEMANPDADYDSLMAEMGKLQEEIDAADGWDLDSQLEQAMDALQCPDPDTPVSVISGGERRRVALCKLLLEAPDLLLLDEPTNHLDAESILWLEQYLHTYKGAVLAVTHDRYFLDNVAEWICEVDRGHLYPYQGNYTTYLETKAKRLEVQGQKDARLAKRLTSELEWVRSSPKARQAKNKARLERYEQMEDEARRNQKLDFSEIQIPPGPRLGSKVLEAEHIHKAFGERVLIDDLSFTLPRNGIVGVIGPNGVGKSTLFKTIVGMEPVTSGDLEVGDTVKISYVDQNREGIDPNKNLWEVVSDGNDFMEVGGIEVPTRAYVASFGFKGSDQQKPAGVLSGGERNRLNLALTLKQGGNLLLLDEPTNDLDVETLESLENALLAFPGCAVVISHDRWFLDRVATHILAWEGTDDNPANWYWYEGNFQAYQENKVQRLGEEASRPHRIHRKLTR
- a CDS encoding acyl-CoA thioesterase gives rise to the protein MPMAEAVTPLAEAIRALSVQPGETQDGSLSGSNLPFPTGRIYGGQIMAQSIMAAAQSVPEDRTPNSVHGYYIRTGLLDQDVRFDVTNLRDGRSYSTRMVDASQPERPILKTMVSFQVSGQDGMEYADPMSADLPAPESLKSAKDLMMPFADKSPFAAYYAKQSPFDIRHITPTIMLGPDNQARAKDSGRQLVWMRADGQATMSQTLQRAMMALGCDQIMMEPALRRTGLSIATPGISYASIDHSMWWYKDVDVCSWMLFEQDTTVAAHGRALCTARVYDQEGDLLAAMTQEAMIRIPQA
- a CDS encoding DUF3180 domain-containing protein, whose amino-acid sequence is MNMKRTPATYYLLAVGLGLIGGVCLAQASERWQLNMLGAPWLVSALLLIAGIIIVLMARQVHKYAKGERKEMDPQFAVNALLLSKALGIACSALLGWYGGQALMSLSHWEAPFYKHIIIECAIAVVVCFIDIILGAVGEWFCQLPPNDGPESPKKRQQSERRRLATTAEKQLPKTADTQPPSRQ
- a CDS encoding dihydroneopterin aldolase encodes the protein MDSIRLTGIRATPRQLVGQSNCTYLVDATLYLDVNDAAAHDDLTKTVDYAQVVRRIVSLIGSLEVVLLETVAVRVADSILLSHQVRRVQVCVHRLNATQAAGLDIDDVSVTIEREASSQQPVSPAALASGQASEYGRYSSFPLDGSSAGFNGEQDYAQLQATADSDDASHRAVIAMSGNVGRVQDAMRTAIVSLDGVPGSQILGISPLYTREGHGQPDYLCAVVIIETALGPVDMLSALNMIESAHGRSHDLQLPSYPLDLLLVDVDDKAWGIEDMLSDREQALQWATGIADDKLSLPYPQAWQRAEILQPWASIDPEAHLSGTHAGSVAQLAQLAPNADEVTLCSDSWILGGSA
- the ftsH gene encoding ATP-dependent zinc metalloprotease FtsH codes for the protein MTYPQGPGRPPMGDGGPGKGGKQGGNNPFNFNIGGDGKGPGNGKFWQSPWLWGTVVLLLALSLFGFFTAQTGVQTIDTRDGFQLLASFNQKDDKASNTMVKSAEITEGKQVVELKLKDDFVKKNNGVNGKRSQKNYGKDVQFYYVKDQGPQVTRAVEKAHLDEGYNSVVPQTSMVSYLISSFLPIILLLVVFWYFFSRMGGNGMLGMGKKNNGKLLEGKTPKTKFGDVAGEEAAVQEVEEIKEFLQDPSKYKALGARIPRGVLLYGPPGTGKTLLARAIAGEAGVPFYSMAGSDFVEMFVGLGASRVRELFDEAKKNAPAIIFIDEIDAVGGKRGGGGMGGHDEREQTLNQLLVEMDGFDNDTNLIIIAATNRPDILDSALLRPGRFDRQVAVEAPDLEGREAILKVHAKGKPFVPDVDLHTVAVRTPGFTGADLANVLNEAALLTARSNAQLIDNRAIDEAIDRVLSGPRRRTRGMALDELRNTAYHEGGHALVAAAMHHTDPVTKVTILPRGRALGYTAVMPTEDRYSQSRNELLDQMAYAMGGRVAEEVVFHDPTTGASNDIEKATQIARQMVLEYGFSSKLGAIKWAEENSQDQGMEALKPRPYSDETAQTIDREVHELVENAHNEAWKVISENRAVLDELVRQLLVKETLDKNELAQIFSAVRMSPERKLWLSDPNRPDSDLPPVEIPESLKRSVGGQN